In Topomyia yanbarensis strain Yona2022 chromosome 2, ASM3024719v1, whole genome shotgun sequence, one DNA window encodes the following:
- the LOC131683898 gene encoding short-chain specific acyl-CoA dehydrogenase, mitochondrial isoform X1: MKFELSTPLITGYLGSKMFTIRNSAKLGFRLWSTRSIASLSALPDTHQMLQKTCRDFADNELIPIAAKIDREHLYPAEQIQKMGELGVMAVAIEEKYGGTGLDYLAYAIAMEEISRGCASAGVIMSVNNSLYLGPLDRYGTEEQKKKYIAEYTDGKKVGCFALSEPGNGSDAGAASTIATAKGDRWVLNGTKCWITNAYEAESAIVFATTDKGLKHKGISAFIVPRNSKGFSLGKKEDKLGIRGSSTAQLIFEDCEIPKENLLGEPGLGFKIAMQTLDAGRIGIASQALGIAQASLECAVDYANKRMAFGKPISKLQAIQSKIADMSVSLESARLLTWRAAWLKDNKKPYTKEAAQAKLTASEAATFCAHQCIQILGGMGYVSDMPAERHYRDARITEIYEGTSEIQRLVIAGQVIKELSA; encoded by the exons ATGAAGTTTGAACTCAG TACACCTCTAATAACCGGTTATTTAGGCTCGAAAATGTTCACCATCAGAAACAGTGCCAAACTAG GATTCAGACTTTGGAGCACCCGATCGATTGCCAGCTTATCAGCGCTGCCTGATACGCATCAGATGTTACAGAAAACTTGTCGCGATTTTGCCGACAATGAACTGATCCCGATTGCGGCAAAAATCGATCGTGAGCATCTGTACCCGGCAGAGCAGATCCAGAAAATGGGCGAACTTGGTGTGATGGCAGTGGCGATTGAGGAGAAGTACGGGGGCACCGGATTGGACTATCTGGCATATGCGATCGCTATGGAGGAAATTTCTCGCGGTTGCGCCTCAGCCGGTGTGATCATGTCCGTAAATAATTCCCTCTATCTGGGTCCACTCGATCGATACGGAactgaagaacaaaagaaaaagtATATTGCTGAATATACCGATGGGAAAAAGGTCGGTTGTTTCGCATTGTCTGAACCTGGAAACGGATCAGATGCTGGAGCGGCTTCTACCATTGCTACAGCTAAAGGTGATCGCTGGGTACTGAATGGAACCAAATGTTGGATTACTAACGCTTATGAAGCAGAGAGTGCTATTGTATTTGCAACAACTGACAAAGGTCTTAAGCATAAGGGTATTTCTGCATTTATAGTTCCAAGAAATAGTAAAGGGTTTTCATTGGGCAAAAAGGaagacaaactcggcattcgaGGATCATCAACAGCGCAATTGATTTTCGAGGATTGTGAAATCCCAAAGGAGAACTTACTAGGAGAACCAGGATTAGGCTTCAAAATTGCTATGCAAACGTTGGACGCAGGCCGCATAGGCATTGCCAGTCAAGCCCTTGGCATCGCCCAAGCATCACTGGAATGTGCTGTCGATTATGCCAATAAACGAATGGCTTTCGGCAAACCTATTTCCAAGCTCCAAGCAATCCAATCGAAAATTGCCGATATGTCCGTCAGCCTGGAGTCGGCTCGATTACTAACGTGGCGTGCGGCTTGGCTGAAAGATAATAAGAAACCTTACACCAAAGAAGCTGCACAGGCAAAGCTAACCGCTTCGGAAGCGGCTACTTTCTGTGCCCATCAGTGCATTCAAATTCTAGGAGGTATGGGATACGTGTCGGATATGCCGGCAGAGCGACACTACCGGGACGCCAGGATTACAGAAATTTATGAAGGAACGTCCGAGATTCAACGCTTAGTAATCGCCGGGCAAGTTATCAAGGAGCTGTCTGCCTGA
- the LOC131683900 gene encoding short-chain specific acyl-CoA dehydrogenase, mitochondrial-like codes for MHCARILTRLRQTVPGAHRSIACLAALPDTHQMLHKTCRDFANSELFPIAAKIDREHYYPAEQMAKIGDLGLMSIVLSEKYGGTGLDYLAYAIAMEEISRGCASIGVTMSIHNSLYLGVLEKYGTEQQKRKFIPGHTDGRQIGCFALSEPGNGSDAGAASTTAVLAGDQWVLNGTKCWISGGYEAKTGIVFATTDKSLKHKGISAFIVPMDSEGLSRGKNEEKLGLHGTSTCQLIFEDCAIPRENLLGETGYGFKIAMQSLDAGRIGVAGQALGIAQASLECAVDYANKRIAFGKPISKLQAIQMKIADMSVKLESARLLTWRAAWLKDNKMSFTKEAAQAKLTASETATFCAHQCMQILGGMGYVSDMPAERYYREARITEIYEGTSEIQRLVIAGQIIKELSV; via the exons ATGCATTGTGCAAGGATTCTAACCCGGCTTA GACAAACTGTGCCAGGCGCGCATAGGTCAATCGCCTGTTTGGCTGCGCTACCGGATACGCACCAGATGCTGCACAAGACATGTCGTGACTTCGCCAATAGCGAACTGTTTCCGATTGCGGCCAAAATCGACCGGGAACATTACTACCCTGCTGAGCAAATGGCAAAAATTGGCGATCTAGGCCTGATGTCGATTGTTCTTAGCGAAAAGTATGGCGGCACCGGATTAGATTATCTTGCGTACGCCATTGCCATGGAAGAGATTTCACGTGGTTGTGCCTCGATCGGAGTAACTATGTCGATCCACAATTCGCTCTATTTGGGTGTACTGGAGAAATACGGAACCGAACAGCAGAAACGTAAATTTATCCCTGGTCATACGGATGGGCGCCAGATAGGATGCTTTGCGTTATCCGAACCGGGCAACGGTTCGGATGCCGGAGCAGCATCGACTACCGCTGTGCTAGCTGGTGATCAATGGGTACTAAACGGCACTAAATGTTGGATATCAGGCGGCTACGAAGCTAAAACGGGGATTGTGTTTGCGACGACTGACAAGAGTTTAAAGCATAAAGGGATTTCAGCTTTCATAGTACCTATGGATTCAGAAGGATTAAGTCgtggaaaaaatgaagaaaaacttGGTCTTCATGGCACTTCTACGTGTCAGTTGATTTTTGAGGACTGCGCAATACCAAGAGAGAATTTGCTTGGTGAGACGGGTTATGGATTCAAAATAGCCATGCAATCATTGGATGCAGGTCGCATAGGAGTTGCCGGCCAAGCTTTGGGTATTGCCCAGGCTTCTCTCGAGTGTGCCGTAGATTATGCCAACAAACGAATTGCCTTTGGTAAACCAATCAGCAAGCTTCAAGCAATTCAAATGAAAATTGCAGACATGTCGGTTAAACTAGAATCAGCTCGTTTACTAACCTGGCGAGCCGCATGGTTAAAGGACAACAAGATGTCATTCACAAAAGAAGCTGCGCAAGCAAAACTGACTGCTTCGGAAACGGCCACATTCTGTGCGCATCAGTGCATGCAGATCCTCGGCGGCATGGGTTATGTGTCGGATATGCCGGCAGAACGATACTACCGTGAAGCGAGAATCACGGAAATCTACGAAGGGACCTCCGAGATACAGAGACTGGTTATAGCTGGACAAATTATCAAGGAACTTTCGGtttga
- the LOC131683898 gene encoding short-chain specific acyl-CoA dehydrogenase, mitochondrial isoform X2 — protein sequence MFTIRNSAKLGFRLWSTRSIASLSALPDTHQMLQKTCRDFADNELIPIAAKIDREHLYPAEQIQKMGELGVMAVAIEEKYGGTGLDYLAYAIAMEEISRGCASAGVIMSVNNSLYLGPLDRYGTEEQKKKYIAEYTDGKKVGCFALSEPGNGSDAGAASTIATAKGDRWVLNGTKCWITNAYEAESAIVFATTDKGLKHKGISAFIVPRNSKGFSLGKKEDKLGIRGSSTAQLIFEDCEIPKENLLGEPGLGFKIAMQTLDAGRIGIASQALGIAQASLECAVDYANKRMAFGKPISKLQAIQSKIADMSVSLESARLLTWRAAWLKDNKKPYTKEAAQAKLTASEAATFCAHQCIQILGGMGYVSDMPAERHYRDARITEIYEGTSEIQRLVIAGQVIKELSA from the exons ATGTTCACCATCAGAAACAGTGCCAAACTAG GATTCAGACTTTGGAGCACCCGATCGATTGCCAGCTTATCAGCGCTGCCTGATACGCATCAGATGTTACAGAAAACTTGTCGCGATTTTGCCGACAATGAACTGATCCCGATTGCGGCAAAAATCGATCGTGAGCATCTGTACCCGGCAGAGCAGATCCAGAAAATGGGCGAACTTGGTGTGATGGCAGTGGCGATTGAGGAGAAGTACGGGGGCACCGGATTGGACTATCTGGCATATGCGATCGCTATGGAGGAAATTTCTCGCGGTTGCGCCTCAGCCGGTGTGATCATGTCCGTAAATAATTCCCTCTATCTGGGTCCACTCGATCGATACGGAactgaagaacaaaagaaaaagtATATTGCTGAATATACCGATGGGAAAAAGGTCGGTTGTTTCGCATTGTCTGAACCTGGAAACGGATCAGATGCTGGAGCGGCTTCTACCATTGCTACAGCTAAAGGTGATCGCTGGGTACTGAATGGAACCAAATGTTGGATTACTAACGCTTATGAAGCAGAGAGTGCTATTGTATTTGCAACAACTGACAAAGGTCTTAAGCATAAGGGTATTTCTGCATTTATAGTTCCAAGAAATAGTAAAGGGTTTTCATTGGGCAAAAAGGaagacaaactcggcattcgaGGATCATCAACAGCGCAATTGATTTTCGAGGATTGTGAAATCCCAAAGGAGAACTTACTAGGAGAACCAGGATTAGGCTTCAAAATTGCTATGCAAACGTTGGACGCAGGCCGCATAGGCATTGCCAGTCAAGCCCTTGGCATCGCCCAAGCATCACTGGAATGTGCTGTCGATTATGCCAATAAACGAATGGCTTTCGGCAAACCTATTTCCAAGCTCCAAGCAATCCAATCGAAAATTGCCGATATGTCCGTCAGCCTGGAGTCGGCTCGATTACTAACGTGGCGTGCGGCTTGGCTGAAAGATAATAAGAAACCTTACACCAAAGAAGCTGCACAGGCAAAGCTAACCGCTTCGGAAGCGGCTACTTTCTGTGCCCATCAGTGCATTCAAATTCTAGGAGGTATGGGATACGTGTCGGATATGCCGGCAGAGCGACACTACCGGGACGCCAGGATTACAGAAATTTATGAAGGAACGTCCGAGATTCAACGCTTAGTAATCGCCGGGCAAGTTATCAAGGAGCTGTCTGCCTGA